The Clostridium septicum genome contains a region encoding:
- the celB gene encoding PTS cellobiose transporter subunit IIC: MDKLVSIIEKVLMPIAEKVSDQKHLSAMKDGLLLVMPLTIVGSLFLVLASLPIPGYSEFIASIFGELWSEKLGYVVGVTMDLMGVITVIGTSYRLAKIYKVEALSASIIALVSFFLVTPYKINFLQEGAVDPIIVKGIPLALMGSRGLFVAIIVALVSTEIYRKVVQKGIVIKMPKGVPVAVSQSFADLIPATICLTFFWLVRVLLELTSFGDIHNLVTTVISTPLQGLGNSLFGAIIYALLVGLFWCFGIHGGAIMNGILGPVLMTLNDANRLAFESGQPVANTVTNTFFDIFIFAGGAGATLVFTLLMLYRARSKQLKSLGKLSIGSGLFNINEPVMFGTPIVLNPILMIPFVLAPVVMVIISYFAMQTGLVERAVGITVPWTTPIFISGYLATGGKISGVILQLVNFIVSMLIYYPFFRIWDNQKVKEESEIAIESDNTINQ; this comes from the coding sequence ATGGATAAACTAGTTTCTATTATTGAAAAAGTTCTTATGCCTATAGCAGAAAAGGTATCGGATCAAAAGCATTTGTCTGCTATGAAGGATGGATTATTATTAGTTATGCCATTAACAATAGTTGGTTCTTTATTCTTAGTACTGGCAAGTCTACCTATACCAGGATATTCAGAGTTTATAGCTTCAATTTTTGGAGAGTTATGGTCTGAGAAATTAGGATATGTAGTTGGTGTAACAATGGACTTAATGGGAGTTATAACTGTAATTGGAACATCATATAGATTAGCTAAGATATATAAGGTGGAAGCTTTATCAGCATCAATTATAGCATTAGTTAGTTTTTTCCTAGTTACCCCATATAAAATAAATTTTCTTCAAGAAGGAGCAGTAGATCCTATTATAGTTAAAGGAATTCCACTAGCATTAATGGGAAGTAGGGGATTGTTTGTAGCTATTATAGTTGCATTAGTTTCTACAGAAATTTATAGAAAAGTAGTTCAAAAGGGAATAGTAATAAAAATGCCAAAGGGAGTTCCAGTTGCAGTATCACAATCATTTGCAGATTTAATACCAGCAACAATATGTTTAACATTTTTTTGGTTAGTAAGGGTATTGCTAGAACTTACATCATTTGGGGATATACACAACCTTGTAACAACGGTTATAAGTACTCCATTACAAGGTCTTGGAAATAGTTTGTTTGGTGCCATAATTTATGCATTATTAGTTGGATTATTCTGGTGTTTTGGTATTCATGGTGGAGCAATAATGAATGGTATATTAGGACCGGTTTTAATGACATTAAATGATGCCAATAGGTTAGCTTTTGAATCAGGTCAACCAGTAGCAAATACAGTAACCAATACATTCTTTGATATATTTATATTTGCGGGTGGAGCAGGAGCAACATTAGTATTCACATTATTAATGCTTTATAGAGCGAGAAGTAAGCAATTAAAATCTTTAGGAAAACTATCTATAGGATCAGGATTATTTAATATAAATGAGCCTGTGATGTTTGGAACACCTATAGTTTTAAATCCTATATTAATGATTCCTTTTGTTTTAGCTCCAGTTGTTATGGTAATAATATCATATTTTGCAATGCAAACAGGATTAGTTGAAAGGGCTGTAGGTATAACAGTACCTTGGACAACACCAATATTTATAAGTGGATACTTAGCAACAGGTGGAAAAATATCAGGTGTAATATTACAGCTTGTTAATTTTATAGTATCTATGCTAATATACTATCCATTCTTCCGTATATGGGATAATCAAAAAGTAAAAGAAGAGTCTGAAATAGCTATTGAAAGTGATAATACTATTAATCAATAA
- a CDS encoding PTS sugar transporter subunit IIB, producing MVRILLCCAAGMSTSLLVSKMEESADKKGIESKIWAVPVGDLENHIKDADVVLVGPQIRFKLKYVNTLAEQCSIPASLINTVDYGRVDGEKVLNLALDLINRG from the coding sequence ATGGTAAGAATTTTATTATGTTGTGCAGCGGGGATGTCTACTAGTTTATTAGTAAGTAAGATGGAGGAGTCTGCTGATAAAAAGGGAATAGAAAGTAAAATATGGGCAGTGCCTGTAGGTGATTTAGAAAATCATATTAAAGATGCAGATGTGGTATTAGTAGGACCACAAATTAGATTTAAACTTAAATATGTAAATACATTGGCAGAGCAATGTTCTATACCAGCAAGTTTAATAAATACTGTGGATTATGGAAGAGTTGATGGGGAAAAAGTACTTAATTTAGCCTTAGATTTAATTAATAGGGGGTAA
- a CDS encoding sigma 54-interacting transcriptional regulator translates to MEIKLKRREIIFKKLLEITGEKGIGVTTQQLSNILGIGRANISNELNRLCEEGRVKKSNGRPVLYFAINEKNKKVVDSKANNILHTSLDSFMKINPSLNNAINQGKAAVLYPPAGMNMIILGETGVGKSMFAQLIHKYALEMKRIKKNAPFIVFNCADYVNNPQLLLSQLFGIKKGAYTGANEDKQGLIEKANNGILFLDEVHRLPSEGQEMLFVFLDQGKFRRLGETEFERKANVLIICATTEDPNSTLLNTFTRRIPMTIKIPNLNERGYKERLNLIISFFREESFRFKKEIKLSVNSLKAFLKYPCKNNIGQLKADIQLVSAKVYADFLTDKKGSIKINSCDLPKYIYEHSTISNKVDEIINNMNISGKYIVINEEEKIDLLDYNETNRNIYDLIIKKAHELRNNDEDIDFTTVFYNEFNEYFNKYIPEVDKYDKNMLGSLVDQSIIGLLEDIKELVYRKLHKKISKNTSIGIMLYLNTAINQLSANKRVVNPQLLHIRTKYRAEFEVSLEIIKLIEEKLDLTLSIDEAGYIALFLTKNHEDSHEENKRVGVLVICHGDSTATSMAKVANDILEERHALGINLPLNKSRVEILQVLRNYIKSDYREEGYLFLVDMGSLVSISKILEEEFNIKTRQISNVSTIHVIEATRKAIMGESLEDIYNSLKIEEEVKYVVKDTEEKKKYTIITACLTGEGSASIMSKYLKKHLRYNKNIFEIIPLSINDKNEFNESIKIIQKESEIICIVSSLKVSLNIPQFTLDEMLSLKAIGKIQNIIDIKYTYEELKKTFKEHIKNTNGEELYNDVVNLLFKIQKSTNKTLSTELFIPIALHIACMVDRLLKEDINVEFKESTSYKNNNLEMYNLVVKELEFISNKYNISITQDEYCYITEFLLEI, encoded by the coding sequence AAGCAAACAATATTTTACACACATCACTAGATAGTTTTATGAAAATAAATCCAAGTTTAAATAATGCTATAAATCAAGGTAAGGCTGCAGTATTATATCCACCGGCAGGAATGAATATGATTATATTAGGAGAAACAGGTGTAGGTAAATCAATGTTTGCGCAATTGATTCATAAGTATGCACTTGAAATGAAAAGGATAAAAAAAAATGCACCTTTTATAGTTTTTAATTGTGCCGATTATGTTAATAATCCTCAGTTATTACTAAGTCAACTTTTTGGAATAAAAAAAGGAGCATATACTGGAGCAAATGAAGATAAACAAGGTTTAATAGAAAAGGCCAATAATGGTATATTATTTTTAGATGAAGTTCATAGATTACCATCTGAAGGTCAAGAAATGCTTTTTGTGTTTTTAGATCAAGGAAAATTTAGAAGACTTGGAGAAACAGAGTTTGAAAGAAAAGCAAATGTATTAATAATATGTGCAACTACAGAAGATCCTAACTCAACATTATTAAATACATTTACTAGAAGAATTCCAATGACTATTAAAATACCGAATTTAAATGAAAGAGGATATAAAGAGAGGCTTAATTTAATAATTAGTTTTTTTAGGGAAGAAAGTTTTAGGTTTAAAAAAGAAATTAAGTTATCAGTAAATTCTTTAAAAGCTTTTTTAAAGTATCCATGTAAAAATAATATAGGTCAATTGAAGGCTGATATACAACTAGTATCTGCAAAAGTATATGCAGATTTTTTAACTGATAAAAAAGGATCCATTAAGATTAATTCTTGTGATTTACCTAAATATATATATGAACATAGTACTATATCAAATAAGGTAGATGAAATTATTAATAATATGAATATAAGTGGAAAATATATAGTAATAAATGAAGAAGAAAAAATAGATTTATTAGACTATAATGAAACAAATAGAAATATATATGATCTTATTATTAAGAAGGCACATGAATTAAGAAATAATGATGAAGATATAGATTTTACAACAGTTTTTTATAATGAATTTAATGAATATTTCAATAAATATATACCAGAAGTTGATAAATACGATAAAAATATGTTAGGAAGTTTAGTTGACCAAAGTATAATTGGTTTATTGGAAGATATTAAAGAATTGGTTTATAGAAAATTACATAAAAAAATAAGTAAAAATACCAGTATAGGAATTATGTTATATTTAAATACTGCTATAAATCAGTTGTCAGCAAATAAAAGAGTAGTTAACCCTCAGTTATTACATATTAGAACAAAATATAGAGCTGAGTTTGAAGTATCATTAGAAATAATTAAATTAATAGAAGAAAAGTTAGATCTTACACTTTCCATAGATGAGGCTGGATACATTGCTTTATTTTTAACTAAAAATCATGAGGATTCACATGAAGAAAATAAAAGAGTTGGGGTACTTGTTATATGCCATGGTGATTCAACTGCAACATCAATGGCAAAAGTAGCTAATGATATTTTAGAAGAGAGACACGCTCTTGGTATAAATTTGCCGTTAAATAAAAGTAGAGTAGAAATATTACAAGTACTTAGGAATTATATAAAAAGTGATTATAGAGAAGAAGGATATTTATTTTTAGTAGATATGGGATCATTAGTTTCAATAAGTAAAATATTAGAGGAAGAATTTAATATAAAAACAAGGCAAATAAGTAATGTTAGTACTATTCATGTTATAGAGGCAACAAGAAAGGCTATTATGGGAGAAAGCCTAGAAGATATATATAATAGTTTAAAAATAGAAGAAGAAGTTAAGTATGTTGTAAAAGATACAGAAGAAAAGAAAAAATATACTATTATAACTGCTTGTCTTACGGGAGAGGGAAGTGCTTCAATTATGTCTAAGTATTTGAAGAAGCATTTAAGATACAATAAAAATATTTTCGAAATAATTCCACTAAGTATTAATGATAAAAATGAATTTAATGAATCTATAAAAATAATACAAAAAGAAAGTGAAATTATATGTATAGTAAGTTCTTTAAAAGTATCTTTAAATATTCCACAATTTACATTAGATGAAATGTTAAGTTTAAAGGCAATAGGAAAGATTCAAAATATAATAGATATTAAATATACTTATGAAGAATTAAAGAAAACCTTTAAAGAGCATATAAAAAATACAAATGGAGAAGAGCTTTATAATGATGTTGTAAATTTACTATTTAAAATACAAAAAAGTACTAATAAAACATTAAGCACTGAATTATTTATACCAATAGCTTTACATATTGCATGTATGGTAGATAGACTTTTAAAAGAAGATATTAATGTAGAATTTAAAGAAAGTACAAGTTATAAAAATAATAATTTAGAAATGTATAATTTAGTAGTTAAAGAACTAGAGTTTATATCCAATAAATACAATATATCTATTACGCAAGATGAATACTGCTATATAACAGAATTTTTATTAGAAATATAG
- a CDS encoding PTS lactose/cellobiose transporter subunit IIA, translating into MNLEEIIMQIIISGGDSKSYVMEAIEEARNRNIEKARELIKKADTQLRNAHSIQTELIQNEARGEKITVELLMVHAQDHLMNAITVRDLGEQLVNMYEMFLKEC; encoded by the coding sequence ATGAATTTAGAAGAGATAATAATGCAAATAATAATAAGTGGTGGGGATTCAAAAAGTTACGTTATGGAAGCAATAGAGGAAGCAAGAAATAGAAATATAGAAAAAGCCAGAGAGCTAATTAAAAAAGCAGATACACAGCTAAGAAATGCTCATTCCATACAAACTGAATTGATACAAAATGAAGCAAGAGGAGAAAAAATTACAGTAGAACTATTGATGGTTCATGCACAAGATCATTTAATGAATGCAATAACAGTTAGAGATTTAGGGGAACAATTAGTTAATATGTATGAAATGTTTTTAAAGGAGTGTTAG